One stretch of Miscanthus floridulus cultivar M001 chromosome 18, ASM1932011v1, whole genome shotgun sequence DNA includes these proteins:
- the LOC136524393 gene encoding uncharacterized protein, whose product MDEGNDLNIMYAKTLNKMGIDRTCLRPTQAPFYGIVLEKTKTLTFKVVGFPGTFHAILGCPCYAKFKVIPNYTYLKLKMLGPRGIITVGTSFQRAYECEVECGGHATVIVASGELAALKEEVTEEAPDAKKSTGSFE is encoded by the exons atggatgaaggcaacgacctcaacatcatgtacgccaagacgctcaacaagatgggcatcgaccggacgTGCCTCCGCCCAACCCAAGCACCTTTCTACGGCATTGTGCTTgagaa GACTAaaaccctcaccttcaaggtggttgggttccctggaaccttccacgccatcctgggatgtccatgctacgcaaagttcaaggtcatccccaactatacatacctcaagctaaaaatgCTAGGCCCCCGCGggatcatcaccgtcggcacctccttccagcgtgcctatgagtgcgaggtcgagtgcggCGGTCACGCCACAGTGATCGTCGCCTCTggggaactcgccgccctcaaggaggaggtcaccgaagaagcacccgatgCCAAGAAGTCGACTGGGTCGTTCGAGTAG